Proteins from a single region of Shinella zoogloeoides:
- a CDS encoding magnesium and cobalt transport protein CorA, with product MSVIAAYYYNEGRRIREVAIDERVELDKNRSGFCWIGLSEPSVNELRALQATYNLHPLAIDNAMHPICPPKLEVYNGELYVVAQTAELVGDRIRYGKTAIFTGHNHLITVRHGNAGALGNLREQLERSPAQFGKGVDYVLHAILHRIVDQYLPIFEMIEDDVLAMERRSLDDFLGREDVARIFGLRCELTRFQRTLGAMAELVRKLVRGHFPCISAEVRPYFNDVADHVDRVQSMVDGLLQVLSTVFEFSSLLEAQRIGVVTRQLAAWAAILAVPTAIAGIYGMNFKNMPELDTPYGYFVVLGVMLMFCLFLFVRFKKAKWL from the coding sequence ATGAGTGTTATCGCTGCATATTACTACAACGAGGGTCGACGTATCCGGGAAGTAGCTATCGACGAGCGCGTCGAACTCGACAAAAACCGTTCGGGCTTTTGCTGGATTGGGCTCAGCGAGCCCTCCGTCAACGAACTGAGGGCGCTTCAGGCGACCTACAATCTGCATCCTTTAGCGATCGACAACGCGATGCACCCGATATGCCCGCCCAAGCTCGAAGTTTATAACGGCGAGCTTTACGTCGTCGCCCAGACGGCTGAGCTGGTCGGGGACCGCATACGTTACGGCAAGACGGCGATCTTTACTGGCCATAACCATCTTATCACCGTTCGCCACGGCAACGCTGGTGCATTGGGCAACCTTCGAGAGCAACTCGAGCGTTCGCCCGCCCAGTTCGGAAAAGGCGTCGATTACGTCCTCCACGCGATCCTTCACCGGATCGTGGATCAGTATCTGCCCATCTTCGAAATGATCGAGGATGACGTACTTGCGATGGAAAGGCGATCGCTCGACGACTTCCTTGGGCGAGAGGACGTTGCTCGCATCTTCGGCCTGAGATGCGAGCTGACGCGCTTTCAGCGCACCCTTGGCGCTATGGCCGAGCTGGTGCGCAAGCTCGTGCGCGGACACTTTCCCTGCATCAGCGCTGAGGTGCGGCCCTACTTCAACGACGTTGCCGACCATGTTGATCGTGTCCAGTCCATGGTCGATGGCCTCCTGCAGGTGCTATCCACTGTATTCGAGTTCAGCAGCCTTCTCGAAGCGCAAAGAATCGGGGTCGTCACCCGCCAACTTGCGGCGTGGGCCGCGATCCTCGCAGTGCCGACAGCGATTGCAGGCATATACGGCATGAACTTCAAGAACATGCCGGAACTGGACACGCCTTACGGCTACTTCGTCGTGCTTGGTGTCATGCTGATGTTCTGCCTCTTCCTGTTCGTGCGGTTCAAGAAGGCCAAGTGGCTGTGA
- a CDS encoding glutathione S-transferase N-terminal domain-containing protein, whose amino-acid sequence MPDLSSFPIAQRWPASNPDLLQLYAAPTPNGVKVSIMLEEIGLPYEPHFIDISKNESKDPAFVSLNPNGRIPAIIDPMGPDGKPLGVWESGAILVYLAEKADQLVPRASAKRYEALSWVFFQMSAIGPMFGQLGFFLRGGGKDYEDKRPQKRFADESKRLLGVLDRQLDGRDWIVDDYSIADIATLGWVNALVGAYDAGDLLRLSNHSNVQAWLDRGLARPAVQRGLLIPARSA is encoded by the coding sequence ATGCCAGATCTTTCGTCGTTTCCGATCGCACAACGCTGGCCGGCATCCAACCCTGACCTCCTGCAGCTCTACGCCGCGCCCACGCCCAACGGCGTCAAGGTCTCGATCATGCTCGAGGAGATCGGCCTGCCGTACGAGCCGCACTTTATCGACATCTCTAAGAACGAAAGCAAAGATCCGGCCTTCGTTTCGCTAAACCCGAATGGCCGCATACCAGCGATCATCGACCCAATGGGTCCGGACGGTAAGCCGCTCGGCGTTTGGGAATCCGGCGCGATCCTCGTTTATTTGGCGGAGAAGGCCGACCAGCTCGTCCCGAGAGCATCAGCCAAGCGCTACGAGGCGCTAAGCTGGGTATTCTTCCAGATGTCGGCGATTGGCCCGATGTTCGGTCAACTCGGCTTTTTCCTGCGCGGGGGCGGCAAGGACTATGAGGATAAGCGTCCTCAGAAGCGTTTCGCTGATGAATCCAAACGCCTCCTGGGAGTCTTAGACCGCCAACTGGACGGGCGCGACTGGATCGTCGATGACTATTCTATCGCCGACATTGCGACCCTCGGCTGGGTCAACGCCTTGGTTGGCGCCTACGACGCCGGCGACCTACTGCGGCTTAGCAATCATTCGAATGTCCAAGCGTGGCTGGATCGCGGCCTCGCGCGCCCAGCAGTCCAACGTGGGCTGCTCATTCCGGCGAGGTCAGCATGA
- the msrA gene encoding peptide-methionine (S)-S-oxide reductase MsrA, giving the protein MHQRAVLAGGCFWGMQDLIRKQPGIVSTRVGYTGGDVPNATYRNHGTHAEGIEITFDPTVTSYRNILEYFFQIHDPTTKNRQGNDRGLSYRSGIYYIDEEQKRIAEDTIADVDASGLWDGKVVTEVEPVGDFWEAEPEHQDYLEKRPGGYTCHFPRANWVLPKRKDAGDTQAEAGAAAE; this is encoded by the coding sequence ATGCATCAGCGCGCTGTTCTCGCTGGCGGATGCTTTTGGGGAATGCAGGATCTGATCCGCAAGCAGCCCGGCATCGTTTCGACCCGCGTCGGCTACACCGGCGGCGACGTGCCGAACGCCACCTATCGCAACCATGGCACTCATGCGGAGGGGATCGAGATCACCTTCGACCCGACAGTGACGAGCTACCGTAATATCCTGGAATACTTCTTCCAGATCCATGATCCGACGACAAAGAACCGCCAGGGCAACGACCGCGGCCTCTCCTATCGATCTGGCATCTATTACATCGACGAGGAGCAGAAGCGCATCGCCGAAGATACGATAGCCGACGTCGACGCGTCCGGACTGTGGGACGGCAAGGTCGTCACCGAAGTCGAGCCCGTGGGTGACTTCTGGGAAGCAGAGCCGGAGCACCAGGATTATCTGGAGAAGAGGCCGGGCGGATATACCTGTCATTTCCCGCGCGCTAACTGGGTGCTCCCGAAGCGTAAAGACGCTGGCGACACCCAGGCTGAGGCCGGCGCGGCAGCGGAATAG
- the msrB gene encoding peptide-methionine (R)-S-oxide reductase MsrB, which yields MKFEKSQAAIERLTPEQRRITQQDGTERPFTGEYNDNKEAGIYVDVVSGEPLFASTDKFESGTGWPSFTKPIVAAHVNEVRDSSHGMVRTEVRSVHGDSHLGHVFPDGPSDRGGLRYCINSASLRFIPRDEMEAAGYGEYLDQVEEA from the coding sequence ATGAAGTTTGAAAAGTCGCAGGCAGCAATCGAACGCCTGACCCCGGAACAACGCCGGATCACCCAGCAGGACGGCACCGAGAGACCCTTTACCGGCGAGTATAACGACAACAAGGAGGCGGGCATCTACGTTGACGTCGTATCCGGCGAGCCGTTGTTCGCGTCGACGGACAAGTTCGAGTCCGGCACTGGCTGGCCGAGCTTTACCAAGCCGATCGTCGCGGCTCACGTGAACGAAGTGCGAGACAGCTCGCATGGCATGGTCCGGACGGAGGTTCGCTCGGTGCACGGCGACAGCCATCTTGGCCACGTGTTTCCGGACGGGCCGTCCGACCGCGGCGGCCTGCGCTACTGCATCAACTCGGCATCGCTTCGATTCATCCCGCGCGATGAGATGGAAGCCGCGGGCTATGGCGAGTATCTCGACCAAGTAGAGGAGGCTTAA
- a CDS encoding LysR family transcriptional regulator — translation MELNQVSYFINLAETLNFTAAARLSGVSQPSLTRAIRRLEEELGGPLIYRDGKNSRLTSLGQDVELEFRRMLVAMKSVRHHSENWAMGRHRVLDVAVASSVGPRTFTAFFDSALEEVPSIEIKLHSLQSGEDTSEVLSGKYHACILPRESRPDRKLDVRPLFRERFVLGCAADHPLAACEVVRGEDLLAFPFVDRLKCECRDQIFEHFARREVRMRPRFRSDRDDWVQRVVAEGRGICILPERAATTHGLITRPIEGFALEREIVIATVSGSTAPVEIRKVAQLAARYDWS, via the coding sequence ATGGAACTCAATCAGGTCAGCTATTTCATCAACTTGGCCGAGACGCTGAATTTCACTGCGGCTGCTCGTCTCAGTGGTGTCTCACAACCAAGCCTGACACGAGCGATCCGCCGCCTGGAGGAGGAACTCGGTGGACCGCTCATCTATCGTGACGGGAAGAACAGCCGGCTGACGAGCCTGGGTCAGGACGTCGAGTTGGAATTCCGCCGAATGCTGGTCGCGATGAAGAGCGTAAGACACCACTCGGAAAACTGGGCAATGGGGCGGCATCGTGTTCTCGACGTTGCTGTCGCCTCCAGCGTCGGCCCGAGGACCTTCACAGCCTTTTTCGACAGCGCGCTGGAAGAGGTGCCGTCCATCGAGATCAAACTGCACTCGCTCCAATCGGGCGAGGACACGTCGGAGGTGCTCTCAGGCAAATATCACGCGTGCATCCTGCCTCGCGAATCAAGGCCGGATCGTAAACTTGATGTGCGTCCTCTCTTCCGGGAGCGCTTCGTGCTCGGCTGCGCTGCAGATCACCCCTTGGCGGCGTGCGAAGTCGTTCGTGGTGAAGACCTGCTTGCTTTCCCGTTCGTCGATCGACTGAAATGCGAGTGCCGCGATCAAATCTTCGAGCACTTCGCGCGTCGAGAGGTGCGCATGCGCCCTCGCTTCCGCTCAGATCGAGACGACTGGGTGCAGCGCGTCGTCGCCGAAGGGCGGGGGATATGCATTTTGCCCGAACGCGCGGCCACCACCCACGGCCTGATCACAAGGCCGATCGAGGGCTTCGCGTTGGAGCGTGAGATCGTAATCGCCACCGTGTCCGGATCTACGGCACCGGTCGAGATACGAAAAGTCGCTCAGCTTGCAGCCCGTTACGATTGGAGTTGA
- a CDS encoding bifunctional alpha/beta hydrolase/OsmC family protein, whose protein sequence is MHIARALSRAGIGVLRFDFAGTGIASSAEEAVSFASDVDDLRAAAEAMAAAGMPPALLVGHSLGGTAAIVAAAALPDVAAVVTIGAPADLQHILRVFRPGDLDAIASEGEASVEIAGRPFLIRRTFLETVERADIEKSIAALRRPVLVMHSPVDQVVGIEHASRIFVASRHPKSFVSLDTADHLLTDVDDANYASAMVAAWASRFLPPLAADLPQVEAAKGVVASETLAGKFQLTVRSGEHTLFADEPESVGGLGSGLSPYELVSAGLAACTVMTMRLYANRKGFPLERATTSVRHEKVADIMPPDRFTRTIVLDGPLSDDQRARILEIADRCPVDLTLVRGSDVQTELSSGGQPAGARPSN, encoded by the coding sequence GTGCACATCGCACGCGCGCTCTCGCGGGCCGGTATCGGCGTCTTGCGGTTCGACTTCGCCGGCACAGGGATCGCGAGTTCCGCGGAAGAAGCGGTAAGCTTCGCTTCTGACGTCGACGATCTGAGGGCAGCCGCGGAGGCCATGGCGGCCGCCGGTATGCCACCCGCCCTCCTTGTCGGGCACAGCCTGGGTGGAACGGCTGCGATCGTAGCCGCTGCCGCGCTGCCGGATGTCGCCGCGGTGGTGACGATCGGTGCGCCGGCCGACCTTCAGCATATCTTGCGCGTTTTCCGGCCTGGCGACCTTGACGCGATAGCGAGCGAGGGCGAGGCCTCTGTGGAGATCGCTGGCAGGCCCTTCCTCATCCGCCGCACCTTCCTGGAAACGGTAGAGCGAGCCGACATCGAGAAGTCCATCGCCGCGCTTCGACGTCCGGTGCTGGTCATGCATTCGCCGGTGGACCAAGTCGTGGGCATCGAGCACGCCTCGCGCATCTTCGTCGCATCACGCCATCCTAAGAGTTTTGTCTCGCTCGACACGGCGGATCACCTTCTCACCGACGTCGACGATGCGAACTACGCCTCAGCTATGGTCGCCGCGTGGGCCAGCCGCTTTCTTCCGCCGCTAGCGGCGGATCTTCCGCAGGTCGAGGCGGCAAAAGGTGTCGTTGCGTCGGAGACGCTAGCGGGGAAGTTCCAGCTCACGGTCCGCAGTGGCGAGCATACTCTGTTCGCCGACGAGCCGGAATCGGTCGGAGGTCTTGGGAGCGGCCTGTCTCCCTACGAACTGGTGTCAGCCGGGCTAGCTGCCTGCACGGTGATGACGATGCGCCTTTACGCCAACCGCAAGGGCTTCCCGCTCGAAAGAGCGACGACGAGCGTGCGGCACGAGAAGGTGGCGGACATAATGCCTCCCGACCGCTTCACACGCACCATCGTTCTCGATGGGCCGCTCAGTGATGATCAACGCGCGCGCATTCTTGAGATCGCGGATCGGTGTCCCGTCGATCTGACGCTCGTCCGGGGTTCTGATGTGCAGACCGAGCTTTCGAGCGGCGGCCAGCCTGCAGGTGCAAGGCCGTCGAACTGA
- the msrA gene encoding peptide-methionine (S)-S-oxide reductase MsrA — protein sequence MMSLPATDQTPTQTERAILAGGCFWGLEDLLRRAKGVVATRVGYIGGEMPDPTYARHYGHAEAVEVTFDPSILTYRALLELFFQIHDPTTYEQQGSDVGPSYRSAIFYTSKAQMDIALATIAEIEASGRWPGPVVSEINPEESFWEAEPEHQKYLLRQPGGYSCHFPRPTWRLDRANR from the coding sequence ATGATGAGCCTGCCAGCTACAGACCAGACGCCGACGCAAACCGAGCGAGCGATACTCGCGGGTGGCTGTTTCTGGGGCCTGGAGGATTTGCTGCGCCGCGCCAAGGGGGTCGTGGCCACGCGTGTCGGCTATATTGGCGGTGAAATGCCAGATCCGACTTATGCGAGACATTACGGCCACGCGGAAGCCGTCGAGGTGACCTTCGATCCGTCCATTCTGACGTATCGGGCTCTACTGGAACTATTCTTCCAGATTCATGATCCGACGACCTACGAGCAACAGGGCAGCGACGTCGGCCCAAGCTATCGGTCGGCGATATTCTATACGTCTAAAGCGCAGATGGACATCGCCTTAGCGACGATCGCCGAGATCGAAGCCTCGGGTCGCTGGCCTGGGCCAGTCGTGTCCGAGATCAACCCGGAAGAATCCTTCTGGGAGGCTGAGCCCGAGCATCAGAAGTATCTCCTGCGTCAACCCGGTGGCTATAGCTGCCACTTCCCGCGACCGACCTGGCGATTGGACCGAGCGAACCGATGA
- a CDS encoding ZIP family metal transporter, whose translation MMPEYVIAGLWGLLSGSGLLVGAVLADVLFGRLTHRMISAVMGFGGGVMIAVVATELIGDRVSAGMGPFAIFALLAGAAIFSGTNWFLSRQGAKHRKRCGECTEQATEQEHRGSGAAIALGSVLDGIPEALVIGMSVAGGGRISLAVVAGFFLANVPQGLSSTSGMKVAGRPRSYIYAVWIGIPLLVCVAAGVGNLILGSASTQAPAILSFAAGAVIAMLAEAMIPEAFEKAPPFIGLITVVGFLAAYLIAQH comes from the coding sequence ATGATGCCGGAATACGTGATCGCCGGCTTGTGGGGCCTTTTGTCGGGAAGCGGACTGCTGGTGGGGGCGGTGCTGGCGGACGTGCTTTTCGGGCGGCTTACTCACCGCATGATCTCCGCAGTCATGGGCTTTGGTGGCGGCGTGATGATTGCCGTTGTCGCTACCGAACTCATCGGCGATCGCGTTTCGGCCGGGATGGGCCCATTTGCGATCTTCGCGCTACTCGCCGGAGCTGCGATCTTCAGCGGCACGAACTGGTTTTTGTCTCGCCAAGGCGCGAAGCACCGAAAGCGATGCGGTGAATGCACGGAACAGGCCACTGAACAGGAGCACCGCGGTAGTGGTGCTGCAATTGCGCTCGGCAGCGTTCTCGACGGAATTCCAGAGGCCCTTGTGATCGGGATGTCGGTGGCTGGTGGCGGCAGGATCAGCCTGGCCGTCGTGGCAGGCTTCTTTCTTGCAAACGTGCCCCAGGGCCTATCGAGCACTTCAGGAATGAAGGTTGCGGGCCGACCCCGAAGCTATATCTACGCGGTCTGGATCGGCATTCCCCTACTCGTTTGCGTTGCCGCCGGTGTGGGAAATCTCATCCTCGGCTCGGCATCGACTCAGGCGCCAGCCATCCTTTCTTTCGCGGCCGGCGCCGTCATAGCGATGCTGGCAGAAGCTATGATTCCCGAAGCGTTCGAAAAGGCGCCGCCGTTCATAGGGCTCATCACGGTCGTGGGATTTCTGGCGGCATATCTCATCGCTCAACATTGA
- a CDS encoding MarR family winged helix-turn-helix transcriptional regulator, with amino-acid sequence MISDDIVRASSSRAPEAGPAASALALIAHMPGLSIRMLSIGVGLSHAATVRLVDRLAAEGLVERREHFTDGRTRSLYLTAAGKVASDEVLSSRDEVIAEGLSILSPDELRVLCDIAERVLRHRLENLEHSYRICRLCCYEGCTNCPIDAELHERGVDRENSGEA; translated from the coding sequence ATGATCAGCGACGACATCGTTCGCGCTAGTTCATCGCGGGCGCCGGAAGCTGGACCCGCAGCATCGGCCCTGGCGTTGATTGCGCACATGCCTGGGCTCTCGATTCGCATGCTCTCCATCGGCGTCGGCCTCTCCCATGCAGCGACTGTCCGTTTGGTGGATCGGTTAGCTGCTGAGGGATTGGTCGAACGCCGTGAGCATTTCACGGATGGTCGCACCCGGTCTCTCTATCTCACTGCGGCGGGCAAGGTAGCGAGCGACGAAGTCCTTTCCTCACGCGACGAGGTGATCGCTGAGGGGTTATCCATCCTAAGCCCAGACGAATTGAGAGTTCTTTGCGACATCGCGGAACGCGTCTTACGGCATCGCCTGGAAAATCTTGAGCATTCCTACCGTATCTGCCGCTTGTGTTGCTATGAGGGTTGCACGAATTGCCCGATTGATGCCGAGTTGCATGAGCGTGGCGTAGATCGCGAGAACAGCGGCGAGGCGTAG
- the gap gene encoding type I glyceraldehyde-3-phosphate dehydrogenase — protein sequence MTVKVAINGFGRIGRLALRSIVELHREDVEVVAINDLGPVATLAHLLRYDSVHGPFRGSIDLGEDWIDVGSGKIRVSSERDPANLPHDELGVDVALECTGFFTSREKAESHIRAGARRVLVSAPSDGADKTIVFKVNHDTLTADDVVVSNGSCTTNVLAPVAKVLNDLCGIERGYMTTVHAYTGDQPTQDTVHKDLYRARAAALSMIPTSTGAANAIGRVLPELKGKLHGSSIRVPTPNVSVIDLAVSTSREVSIDEVNDAIRQTAAGAMSGVLAFTTEPLVSVDLNHRTESSIVALPQTDVVDGRMVRVLAWYDNEWSFATRMADTAVAMAKLI from the coding sequence ATGACGGTTAAGGTCGCAATCAACGGTTTCGGTCGGATCGGGCGACTAGCCTTACGGTCGATCGTCGAACTACATCGAGAGGACGTCGAAGTGGTTGCGATCAACGACCTCGGGCCGGTCGCTACCTTGGCGCACCTTCTGAGGTACGACTCGGTTCATGGTCCCTTTCGTGGATCGATCGACCTCGGCGAAGACTGGATCGACGTCGGGTCCGGTAAAATCAGGGTGTCGTCGGAACGCGATCCAGCAAACCTGCCCCATGATGAGCTTGGTGTTGACGTGGCGCTCGAATGCACGGGCTTCTTCACATCCAGGGAGAAGGCCGAGTCGCACATTCGTGCGGGAGCAAGACGCGTGCTCGTCTCCGCGCCGAGCGATGGGGCAGACAAGACGATCGTCTTCAAGGTCAATCACGACACGCTGACCGCTGACGATGTCGTCGTATCAAATGGCTCATGCACGACCAATGTCCTCGCGCCTGTCGCGAAGGTACTGAACGACCTCTGTGGCATAGAGCGAGGCTATATGACCACGGTTCACGCTTATACCGGTGACCAGCCGACGCAGGATACCGTCCATAAGGATCTCTACCGCGCCCGCGCAGCCGCACTCTCAATGATCCCGACGTCCACCGGGGCTGCGAACGCGATCGGCCGCGTGCTGCCGGAACTAAAAGGTAAGCTTCATGGCTCGTCGATCCGCGTCCCAACGCCGAACGTCTCGGTCATAGATTTGGCTGTTTCGACGTCGCGTGAGGTTTCGATAGACGAGGTGAACGACGCCATCCGTCAGACTGCCGCCGGTGCAATGAGTGGGGTGCTCGCCTTCACGACAGAGCCCTTGGTGTCGGTCGATCTGAACCATCGGACCGAATCCTCAATCGTCGCACTTCCCCAGACAGATGTTGTCGACGGCAGGATGGTTCGCGTGCTTGCTTGGTACGACAACGAATGGAGCTTTGCGACGCGTATGGCGGATACCGCGGTCGCAATGGCGAAGCTCATATAG
- a CDS encoding YeeE/YedE thiosulfate transporter family protein: MTPTGEVALVAVIASVAGAITASVRQGRLRFQRPTVAGILRSIVGGALMGIGIGLIPGGNDALILAAVPTLSPGGIVAYLVMTTTIVFGFAARDRLFKKRPSGHGRG, translated from the coding sequence ATGACACCAACAGGCGAGGTCGCACTCGTTGCGGTCATTGCCTCTGTTGCGGGAGCAATCACGGCATCCGTGCGTCAGGGACGTTTGCGTTTTCAACGGCCGACGGTTGCCGGCATTCTGCGATCGATTGTCGGCGGAGCGTTGATGGGAATAGGTATCGGCCTCATACCCGGTGGCAACGACGCTTTGATCCTCGCCGCAGTGCCTACACTCTCTCCGGGCGGCATAGTTGCCTACCTCGTGATGACGACGACGATCGTTTTTGGATTTGCAGCGCGTGACAGGCTTTTCAAGAAACGCCCATCAGGCCACGGGAGAGGGTAG
- the istB gene encoding IS21-like element helper ATPase IstB: protein MSTEAPDILLAHYLKTLKLPTFQREHQKLARLCATEGVDHVGYLFRLAEREMIERDRRKVERRIKAAKFPIVKSLDSFDFTAIPKLNKMQVLELARCEWIERRENVIALGPSGTGKTHVALGLGLAACQKGLSVGFTTAAALVSEMMEARDERRLLRFQKQMAGYKLLIIDELGFVPLSKTGAELLFELISQRYERGATLITSNLPFDEWTETLGSERLTGALLDRVTHHVNILEMNGDSYRLAQSRARKAG from the coding sequence ATGAGCACCGAAGCACCCGACATCCTGCTCGCCCACTATCTCAAGACCCTGAAGCTGCCGACCTTCCAGCGCGAGCACCAGAAGCTGGCCCGGTTATGCGCCACCGAAGGCGTCGATCATGTCGGATACCTGTTCCGGCTTGCCGAACGGGAGATGATCGAACGGGACCGCCGCAAGGTCGAACGTCGGATCAAGGCGGCTAAATTCCCGATCGTCAAAAGCCTCGACAGCTTCGACTTCACAGCCATCCCCAAGCTGAACAAGATGCAGGTGCTGGAACTGGCCCGCTGTGAATGGATCGAGCGCCGGGAGAACGTCATTGCGCTGGGCCCGAGCGGCACGGGTAAGACGCATGTCGCGCTCGGTCTCGGCCTGGCCGCGTGCCAGAAAGGCCTGTCCGTCGGGTTCACGACAGCGGCCGCCCTGGTCAGCGAGATGATGGAGGCCCGCGACGAACGGCGTCTTCTTCGGTTCCAGAAACAGATGGCCGGCTACAAGCTGCTCATCATCGACGAGCTGGGCTTTGTGCCGCTGTCAAAGACCGGCGCGGAATTGCTGTTCGAGCTGATCTCGCAACGCTACGAGCGCGGGGCCACCCTGATCACCAGCAATCTTCCATTTGACGAATGGACGGAAACCCTGGGGTCCGAACGATTGACCGGCGCTCTGCTCGATCGCGTTACCCACCACGTCAACATCCTCGAGATGAACGGCGACAGCTATCGCCTCGCTCAAAGTCGAGCCCGAAAGGCCGGCTAA
- the istA gene encoding IS21 family transposase, whose protein sequence is MELYLRVRLAVSEGMKQRQAAKHFNISRETVAKMLAYSTPPGYQRRSPIRRPKLDAFVSTIEHWLDEDLKMPLKQRHTAKRVFDRLRDECGFTGGYTIIKDYIRERDQRRQEVFVPLSHPPGHAQADFGEATVVIGGVEQKARFFVLDLPHSDGCYVRAYPAAVAEAWVDGHIHAFAFFGAVPQSIVYDNDRCLVAKILPDGTRKRAALFSGFLSHYLIRDRYGRPGKGNDKGNVEGLVGYARRNFMVPIPQFATWDAFNAFLEEQCRKRQRDKLRGESETIGERLQRDLAAMRPLPASPFDACDQASARVTAQSLVRYKTNDYSVPVAYGHQDVWVRGYVNEVVIGCRGEIIARHPRCWEREDVVFDPVHYLPLIEQKINALDQAAPLQGWNLPDEFATLRRLMEGRMAKHGRREYVQVLRLLESFDLADLHAAVKQAIQLGAIGFDAVKHLILCRVERRPPRLDLSIYPYLPRATVEKTSAKAYMRLLSSDAGEAA, encoded by the coding sequence GTGGAACTTTATTTGAGGGTTCGCCTGGCTGTTTCGGAAGGGATGAAGCAGCGTCAGGCCGCGAAGCATTTCAACATCTCGCGAGAGACCGTGGCCAAGATGTTGGCCTATTCGACACCACCCGGCTATCAGCGTCGATCACCGATCCGGCGTCCGAAGCTGGATGCGTTTGTTTCGACGATCGAGCATTGGCTCGACGAAGATCTGAAGATGCCGCTAAAGCAACGCCATACTGCCAAGCGTGTGTTCGACCGCCTGCGTGATGAGTGCGGTTTCACCGGCGGCTACACGATCATCAAGGACTACATACGCGAGCGGGATCAGCGTCGGCAGGAGGTGTTCGTGCCGTTGTCGCATCCGCCCGGCCATGCGCAGGCCGACTTTGGCGAGGCGACGGTGGTGATCGGCGGCGTCGAGCAAAAGGCGCGTTTCTTCGTGCTGGATCTGCCGCATAGCGACGGCTGCTACGTGCGGGCCTATCCTGCGGCGGTGGCCGAGGCCTGGGTCGACGGCCACATCCATGCATTCGCCTTCTTCGGGGCCGTGCCGCAGTCGATCGTCTATGACAATGACCGTTGCCTGGTGGCCAAGATCCTGCCCGACGGCACACGCAAGCGGGCGGCGTTGTTCAGCGGCTTCCTGTCCCACTACCTGATCCGGGATCGCTATGGCCGTCCGGGAAAGGGCAACGATAAAGGGAATGTCGAGGGACTCGTCGGTTATGCCCGACGTAATTTTATGGTGCCGATCCCGCAGTTTGCGACATGGGATGCGTTCAACGCCTTTCTGGAAGAGCAGTGCCGCAAACGCCAGCGCGACAAGCTGCGCGGTGAGAGTGAGACAATCGGGGAGCGGCTACAGCGTGATCTGGCGGCCATGCGTCCGTTACCGGCGTCTCCCTTCGATGCCTGCGACCAGGCCAGCGCCAGGGTGACAGCCCAGTCGCTGGTGCGCTACAAGACCAACGACTATTCCGTACCGGTCGCCTATGGCCATCAGGACGTCTGGGTCCGGGGCTATGTCAATGAGGTGGTGATCGGCTGCCGCGGCGAGATCATTGCCCGTCATCCGCGATGCTGGGAACGGGAAGACGTCGTCTTCGATCCCGTTCATTATCTGCCGCTGATCGAGCAGAAGATCAATGCGCTGGATCAGGCGGCTCCACTCCAGGGCTGGAACCTGCCGGACGAGTTCGCGACGCTGCGCCGCCTGATGGAAGGCCGCATGGCAAAGCATGGCCGACGGGAATACGTGCAGGTTCTGCGCCTGCTGGAGAGCTTCGACCTTGCGGACCTGCATGCGGCCGTGAAGCAGGCGATACAGCTCGGTGCGATCGGCTTCGATGCGGTCAAGCATCTGATCCTGTGCCGGGTCGAGCGCCGGCCACCGCGGTTGGATCTGTCGATCTATCCCTACCTGCCGCGGGCGACGGTCGAGAAGACCTCAGCGAAAGCGTATATGCGCCTCCTGTCGTCTGATGCGGGAGAGGCGGCATGA